The Buchnera aphidicola (Tuberolachnus salignus) genome has a segment encoding these proteins:
- the rho gene encoding transcription termination factor Rho — translation MNLTTLKNTLVSKLLLLGEGIGLENLARMRKQDIIFSILKQHSKSGEDIFGDGVLEILQDGFGFLRSSDSSYLAGPDDIYVSPSQIRRFNLRTGDTISGKIRPPKEGERYFALLKVNKVNYDKPENSRNKILFENLTPLHANSRLKMERGNGSTEDLTARVLDLASPIGRGQRGLIVAPPKAGKTMLLQNIAQSISYNHSDCVLMVLLIDERPEEVTEMQRLVNGEVIASTFDEPASRHVQVAEMVIEKAKRLVEHKKDVVILLDSITRLARAYNTVVPASGKVLTGGVDANALHRPKRFFGAARNVQEGGSLTIIATALIDTGSKMDEVIYEEFKGTGNMELPLSRKIAEKRVFPAIDYNRSGTRKEELLTTTEELQKMWILRKIMHPMSEIDAMEFLLNKLAMTKTNHDFFDMMKRS, via the coding sequence ATGAATCTGACCACATTAAAAAATACATTAGTTTCAAAATTACTGCTTTTAGGAGAAGGAATTGGTCTTGAAAATTTAGCCCGTATGCGTAAACAAGATATTATTTTTTCAATTTTGAAACAACATTCTAAAAGTGGAGAAGATATTTTTGGAGATGGAGTACTAGAAATTTTGCAAGATGGTTTTGGTTTTTTGCGTTCTTCAGATAGTTCTTATTTAGCGGGTCCGGATGACATTTATGTATCTCCGAGTCAAATACGACGTTTTAATTTAAGAACAGGTGATACAATTTCCGGAAAAATACGTCCTCCAAAAGAAGGAGAACGTTATTTTGCATTGTTAAAAGTAAACAAAGTTAATTATGATAAACCTGAAAATTCTCGCAATAAAATTTTGTTTGAAAATTTAACTCCTTTACATGCAAATTCTCGTTTAAAAATGGAAAGAGGAAATGGATCTACTGAAGATTTAACTGCGAGAGTATTAGATTTAGCATCTCCTATTGGACGTGGTCAACGAGGTTTAATTGTTGCACCACCAAAAGCTGGGAAAACAATGTTATTACAAAATATTGCTCAAAGTATCTCTTATAATCATTCTGATTGTGTTTTAATGGTTTTATTAATTGATGAAAGACCAGAAGAAGTAACTGAAATGCAACGTTTAGTGAATGGTGAAGTAATTGCATCAACATTTGATGAACCTGCGTCACGTCATGTTCAAGTAGCTGAAATGGTTATTGAAAAAGCAAAACGTTTAGTAGAACATAAAAAAGATGTAGTAATTTTATTAGATTCTATTACACGATTAGCTCGTGCTTATAATACAGTAGTTCCTGCATCAGGAAAAGTTTTAACTGGAGGAGTAGACGCTAATGCATTACATCGTCCAAAAAGATTTTTTGGTGCAGCGCGAAATGTGCAAGAAGGAGGAAGTTTAACAATTATTGCAACTGCATTAATTGATACTGGTTCTAAAATGGATGAAGTAATTTATGAAGAATTTAAAGGAACTGGAAATATGGAGCTTCCATTATCTCGAAAAATTGCTGAAAAGCGAGTGTTTCCTGCTATAGATTATAATCGTTCTGGTACTAGAAAAGAAGAGTTATTAACGACAACTGAAGAATTGCAAAAAATGTGGATTT
- the trxA gene encoding thioredoxin: MNTHKIIEFTDLNFEKKISIVNNYILIDFWAEWCNPCKLLTPILEEISLEYSKNLIVGKLNIETNTEIPLRYSIRSIPTLLLFYNSEIIATKIGALSKIELLNFLNKNMK, encoded by the coding sequence ATGAATACACATAAAATTATTGAATTTACAGATTTAAATTTTGAGAAAAAAATAAGTATTGTAAATAATTATATTTTAATTGATTTTTGGGCAGAATGGTGTAATCCCTGTAAACTTTTAACTCCTATTTTAGAAGAAATTTCATTAGAATATTCAAAAAACTTAATAGTAGGTAAATTAAATATTGAAACTAATACCGAAATTCCTTTACGATATTCCATCCGTAGTATTCCGACATTATTATTATTTTATAATTCTGAAATTATTGCTACGAAAATTGGAGCATTATCTAAAATAGAATTGTTAAATTTTTTAAATAAAAATATGAAATAA